A stretch of DNA from Melospiza melodia melodia isolate bMelMel2 unplaced genomic scaffold, bMelMel2.pri scaffold_70, whole genome shotgun sequence:
cagtgggacatgctacagggaatggcccaggtttggctccaagcagcctcttCTGACTTGTCAATGTCCATTCTAtccatgaacaggtgcccaagtccaggcccagcaaatgtccaacagcagctccatcaggctcttcctcctgctggcattggcagacacgcggcagctgcagctcctgcacttctgcctcttgctgggcatctccctggctgccctcctgggcaacggcctcatcatcagcgccatagcctgcggccaccacctgcacacacccatgttcttcttcctgctcaacctggccctcactgacctgggctccatctgcaccactgtccccaaagccatgcacaattccctctgggacaccagggacatctcctacacaggatgtgctgcacagctctttttctttctgttcttcatgggAGCAGAgtattccctcctgaccatcatgtgctacgaccgctatgtgtccatctgcaaacccctgcactatgggaccctcctgggcagcagagcttgtgcccacatgacagcagctgcctgggccagtgcctttctctattcactgctgcacacagccaatacattttccctgcccctgtgccatggcaatgccttgggccagttcttctgtgaaatcccacagatcctcaagctttcctgctcaCTCTCCAATTTCAGGGAACTTGAGCTTATTGCTATTAGTGCCTGTTTAGCAttaggctgttttgtgttcattgttttctcctatgtgcagatcttcagggccgtgctgaggatcccctctgagcagggacggcacaaagccttttccacctgcctccctcacctggctgtggtctccctgtttttcagcactattatgtttgctcacctgaagcccccctccatgtcctccccatccctggatctggcagtgtcagttctgtactcagtggtgcctccagccctgaaccccctcatctacagcctgaggaaccaggagctcaaagctgcagtgtggaaactgatgactggatggtttcaagaacattaaactgctggccaatttctgctaatcacttgtaataaaagtaatctttgttACTTCTTGTTAGTTTGattgtggggctttttttccttGAATTAGTTTTTTCATGTTG
This window harbors:
- the LOC134413994 gene encoding olfactory receptor 14I1-like; translation: MSNSSSIRLFLLLALADTRQLQLLHFCLLLGISLAALLGNGLIISAIACGHHLHTPMFFFLLNLALTDLGSICTTVPKAMHNSLWDTRDISYTGCAAQLFFFLFFMGAEYSLLTIMCYDRYVSICKPLHYGTLLGSRACAHMTAAAWASAFLYSLLHTANTFSLPLCHGNALGQFFCEIPQILKLSCSLSNFRELELIAISACLALGCFVFIVFSYVQIFRAVLRIPSEQGRHKAFSTCLPHLAVVSLFFSTIMFAHLKPPSMSSPSLDLAVSVLYSVVPPALNPLIYSLRNQELKAAVWKLMTGWFQEH